Proteins encoded by one window of Streptomyces uncialis:
- a CDS encoding DUF4191 domain-containing protein, whose product MARKESAADAANPGRLKQIALTYKMTRRADSKIGLVLAGVGIGTLGVFLAFGFWIGHPVYLGILGLLIALLATAITFGRRAERAAFGQMEGQPGAAAAVLDNIGRGWSTTPAIAMNRSQDVVHRAVGKAGIVLVAEGNPNRLKSLLAAEKRKMARIVADVPVHDLIVGTGEGQVPLKKVRTTMLKYPRVLSGPQVTATNDRLRAMGDLMSNMPLPKGPMPKGMRMPKGGPKTR is encoded by the coding sequence ATGGCGAGGAAGGAATCCGCAGCGGACGCTGCGAACCCGGGGCGGCTCAAGCAGATCGCCCTCACGTACAAGATGACCCGCAGGGCCGACTCCAAGATCGGGCTCGTGCTCGCGGGGGTCGGGATCGGCACCCTCGGTGTCTTCCTCGCGTTCGGCTTCTGGATCGGGCATCCGGTCTATCTGGGCATCCTCGGACTGCTCATCGCGCTCCTCGCGACGGCGATCACCTTCGGGCGCCGGGCCGAGCGGGCCGCGTTCGGCCAGATGGAGGGACAGCCCGGCGCTGCCGCCGCAGTCCTCGACAACATCGGCCGGGGCTGGTCCACCACCCCGGCGATCGCGATGAACCGCAGCCAGGACGTCGTGCACCGCGCGGTCGGCAAGGCGGGCATCGTCCTGGTCGCGGAGGGCAACCCGAACCGGCTCAAGTCCCTGCTCGCCGCCGAGAAGAGGAAGATGGCCAGGATCGTGGCGGACGTCCCCGTCCATGACCTGATCGTCGGCACCGGCGAGGGACAGGTCCCGCTGAAGAAGGTCCGCACGACGATGCTCAAGTATCCGCGCGTCCTCAGCGGCCCCCAGGTCACCGCGACCAACGACCGGCTGCGCGCGATGGGCGACCTGATGAGCAACATGCCTCTGCCCAAGGGCCCCATGCCGAAGGGCATGCGGATGCCCAAGGGCGGCCCGAAGACGCGCTGA
- a CDS encoding MFS transporter: MTAPVKRRRAPLLVLCGVHFMLVLDDTVVSVALPTLRAELGFGTGGLTWVANAYLLAYGGLLMPAGRAGDLYGRRRVFLLGVALFGVASLGCGLAQEPWQLVAGRFAQGAGAALAGPGALALLTLLYPGDGERARALGLWGGLAALGGTTGLVVSGALTGLASWRWIFLVNLPVVLVTLFLVPRLVDESRAPRAPRLDIPGAVLGTGAVTALVYGLIRAGDAGWGSTAVTVPLLLSAVLAGVFVVVERRAVAPMVPRGFLADRVRAVSNGTGLLFTAVFFALSFLLMLRLQTALGYGPLRAGLAFVPYGLAILAGVWLSSRAVVRIGVRRTLVSAFLVGAVGLLTLAQVSPGDGYVVGVLPGVLLAALGSGLGAPALAVGGVSGTTEDDAGVGSAVLGSVQQVGGAIGIAGLVTLAVRQDPGGGHGAAALDGYASALYVAAGVMVLGAVLVHTLFPAVPGTRAAPESAGTR; this comes from the coding sequence ATGACGGCCCCCGTGAAGCGGCGCAGGGCGCCGCTGCTCGTGTTGTGCGGTGTGCATTTCATGCTGGTGCTCGACGACACCGTGGTGAGTGTCGCGCTGCCCACGCTCCGCGCGGAGCTCGGGTTCGGGACCGGTGGGCTGACCTGGGTGGCGAACGCGTATCTCCTCGCGTACGGCGGGCTGTTGATGCCCGCCGGGCGGGCCGGGGATCTGTACGGGCGGCGGCGGGTGTTCCTGCTCGGTGTGGCGCTCTTCGGGGTGGCGAGCCTCGGGTGCGGGCTCGCCCAGGAGCCCTGGCAGCTGGTGGCCGGACGCTTCGCGCAGGGCGCGGGCGCCGCGCTGGCCGGGCCTGGCGCCCTGGCCCTGCTGACCCTGCTCTACCCCGGGGACGGGGAACGGGCGCGGGCCCTCGGGCTGTGGGGCGGGCTGGCCGCGCTCGGTGGGACCACGGGGCTGGTGGTGTCCGGGGCGCTGACGGGGCTCGCGTCCTGGCGGTGGATCTTCCTGGTGAATCTGCCGGTCGTCCTGGTGACCCTGTTCCTGGTGCCCCGGCTCGTCGACGAGAGCCGCGCGCCGCGTGCGCCCCGGCTCGACATCCCGGGCGCGGTGCTCGGTACCGGGGCCGTCACCGCTCTGGTGTACGGGCTGATCCGGGCCGGGGACGCGGGCTGGGGCTCCACGGCGGTGACCGTTCCGCTGCTGCTCTCGGCCGTGCTCGCGGGGGTGTTCGTGGTGGTCGAGCGGCGTGCGGTGGCGCCGATGGTCCCCCGGGGGTTCCTGGCCGACCGGGTCCGGGCCGTCAGCAACGGTACGGGGCTGCTGTTCACCGCCGTGTTCTTCGCGCTGTCGTTCCTGCTGATGCTGCGGCTCCAGACCGCGCTCGGGTACGGGCCGCTGCGCGCGGGGCTGGCCTTCGTACCGTACGGGCTCGCCATCCTCGCGGGGGTGTGGCTGTCGTCGCGGGCGGTGGTCCGGATCGGGGTGCGCCGGACCCTGGTGTCGGCGTTCCTGGTCGGCGCGGTGGGCCTGTTGACGCTCGCGCAGGTGTCGCCGGGTGACGGGTATGTGGTCGGGGTGCTGCCCGGCGTCCTGCTCGCGGCCCTCGGTTCCGGTCTCGGCGCCCCGGCCCTCGCGGTCGGCGGGGTCAGCGGCACCACGGAGGACGACGCGGGGGTGGGCTCGGCGGTGCTCGGGTCGGTGCAGCAGGTGGGCGGCGCGATCGGTATCGCCGGGCTGGTGACGCTGGCCGTACGTCAGGACCCGGGCGGCGGGCACGGGGCGGCGGCCCTCGACGGGTACGCGTCCGCGCTGTACGTGGCGGCGGGGGTGATGGTGCTCGGGGCGGTCCTCGTCCATACGTTGTTCCCGGCGGTTCCGGGTACCCGCGCGGCGCCCGAATCGGCCGGGACGCGGTGA
- the scpA gene encoding methylmalonyl-CoA mutase → MAIPDFTGVELGDGPGQGSEEQWRSALKESTGQDDGELSWETPEGIRVKPLYTGRDLEGLDFLDTYPGVAPYLRGPYPTMYVNQPWTIRQYAGFSTAEESNAFYRRNLAAGQKGLSVAFDLPTHRGYDSDHPRVTGDVGMAGVAIDSIYDMRQLFDGIPLDRMSVSMTMNGAVLPVLALYIVAAEEQGVPPEKLAGTIQNDILKEFMVRNTYIYPPKPSMRIISDIFAFTSRRMPRYNSISISGYHIQEAGATADLELAYTLADGVEYLRAGQGAGLDVDAFAPRLSFFWAIGMNFFMEVAKLRAARLLWARLVKEFGPGNPKSLSLRTHSQTSGWSLTAQDVFNNVTRTCVEAMAATQGHTQSLHTNALDEALALPTDFSARIARNTQLLIQQESGTTRVIDPWGGSAYVERLTYDLARRAWAHIQEVEAAGGMAQAIDAGIPKLRVEEAAARTQARIDSGRQPVIGINKYRVETDEQIDVLKVDNSSVRERQLDKLRRLRAERDEQVCQDALRALTRAAEDGPGPGLEGNLLALAVDAARAKATVGEISDALEKVYGRHAGQIRTISGVYRTEAGESPSVERTRALVDAFEQDEGRRPRILVAKMGQDGHDRGQKVIATAFADLGFDVDVGPLFQTPAEVARQAVEADVHIVGVSSLAAGHLTLVPALREQLAEEGREDIMIVVGGVIPPQDVAALHEAGATAVFPPGTVIPDAAYDLVVRLADRLGHESGER, encoded by the coding sequence ATGGCGATCCCCGATTTCACCGGTGTGGAGCTGGGCGACGGCCCCGGCCAGGGCTCCGAGGAGCAGTGGCGTTCGGCGCTGAAGGAGTCCACCGGCCAGGACGACGGCGAGCTGTCGTGGGAGACCCCGGAGGGCATCCGCGTCAAGCCGCTGTACACCGGGCGGGACCTGGAGGGCCTGGACTTCCTGGACACGTATCCCGGGGTGGCGCCGTATCTGCGCGGGCCGTATCCGACGATGTACGTCAATCAGCCGTGGACCATCCGGCAGTACGCGGGGTTCTCGACGGCGGAGGAGTCCAACGCGTTCTACCGGCGCAATCTCGCGGCCGGGCAGAAGGGGCTGTCGGTCGCGTTCGACCTGCCGACGCACCGGGGCTACGACAGCGACCATCCCCGGGTGACGGGCGATGTGGGCATGGCGGGTGTCGCGATCGACTCGATCTACGACATGCGGCAACTGTTCGACGGCATCCCGCTGGACCGGATGAGTGTGTCGATGACGATGAACGGCGCGGTGCTTCCGGTGCTGGCGCTGTACATCGTCGCCGCCGAGGAGCAGGGCGTACCGCCGGAGAAGCTGGCCGGGACCATCCAGAACGACATCCTCAAGGAGTTCATGGTCCGCAACACGTACATCTATCCGCCGAAGCCGTCGATGCGGATCATCTCCGACATCTTCGCGTTCACCTCGCGGCGGATGCCCCGCTACAACTCGATCTCCATCTCCGGGTACCACATCCAGGAGGCGGGGGCGACGGCCGATCTGGAGCTGGCGTACACCCTGGCCGACGGGGTGGAGTACCTGCGGGCGGGGCAGGGTGCCGGGCTGGACGTGGACGCGTTCGCGCCACGGCTGTCGTTCTTCTGGGCGATCGGCATGAACTTCTTCATGGAGGTCGCGAAGCTGCGGGCGGCGCGGCTGCTGTGGGCGAGACTGGTCAAGGAGTTCGGGCCCGGGAACCCCAAGTCGCTGTCGCTGCGGACGCATTCGCAGACCTCGGGCTGGTCGCTGACCGCGCAGGACGTGTTCAACAATGTGACGCGGACCTGTGTGGAGGCGATGGCGGCGACGCAGGGGCACACCCAGTCGCTGCACACCAACGCGCTGGACGAGGCGCTGGCCCTGCCGACGGACTTCTCGGCGCGGATCGCCCGCAACACCCAGCTCCTGATCCAGCAGGAGTCGGGCACGACCCGGGTCATCGACCCATGGGGCGGCAGCGCGTACGTGGAGCGGCTGACGTACGACCTGGCGCGGCGGGCCTGGGCGCACATCCAGGAGGTCGAGGCGGCGGGCGGGATGGCGCAGGCCATCGACGCGGGCATCCCGAAGCTGCGGGTCGAGGAGGCGGCGGCCCGGACGCAGGCGCGGATCGACTCGGGGCGCCAGCCGGTGATCGGGATCAACAAGTACCGGGTCGAGACCGACGAGCAGATCGATGTGCTGAAGGTCGACAACTCCTCGGTGCGTGAGCGGCAGCTCGACAAGCTGCGGCGGCTGCGCGCGGAGCGGGACGAGCAGGTGTGCCAGGACGCGCTGCGCGCGCTGACCCGGGCCGCCGAGGACGGTCCCGGGCCGGGGCTGGAGGGCAATCTGCTGGCCCTGGCGGTGGACGCGGCCCGGGCCAAGGCGACGGTCGGGGAGATCTCGGACGCCCTGGAGAAGGTCTACGGGCGGCACGCGGGTCAGATCCGTACGATCTCGGGTGTGTACCGCACCGAAGCAGGTGAGTCGCCGTCCGTGGAGCGCACCCGGGCGCTGGTGGACGCCTTCGAGCAGGACGAGGGCCGCCGTCCGCGCATACTCGTCGCGAAGATGGGCCAGGACGGCCATGACCGGGGGCAGAAGGTGATCGCGACGGCGTTCGCGGACCTCGGCTTCGACGTGGACGTGGGCCCGTTGTTCCAGACCCCGGCGGAGGTCGCGCGGCAGGCGGTGGAGGCGGATGTGCACATCGTGGGTGTGTCGTCGCTGGCGGCCGGGCACCTCACGCTCGTCCCCGCGCTGCGGGAGCAGCTCGCGGAGGAGGGCCGGGAGGACATCATGATCGTGGTCGGCGGGGTGATCCCCCCGCAGGACGTGGCGGCGCTGCACGAGGCGGGCGCGACCGCGGTGTTCCCGCCCGGCACGGTCATCCCGGACGCGGCGTACGACCTGGTGGTGCGGCTCGCGGACCGGCTCGGGCACGAGTCCGGGGAGCGGTGA
- a CDS encoding RDD family protein: MDKRQAIGSWLSGPREAAEQAGVDFGYRGEQLGLPESGPGSIARPGRRFGALAVDWGLCMLIAYGLLTDGYGQSTGNWALLVFFVLNAVTVGTVGFTPGRRLFGLRVIAEDGGYARPLRGLVRSALLCLAVPALVWDRDGRGLHDRLARTIQVRI, translated from the coding sequence GTGGACAAGAGGCAAGCAATCGGATCGTGGCTCTCGGGCCCCCGCGAAGCCGCGGAGCAGGCGGGCGTCGACTTCGGATACCGGGGTGAACAGCTCGGCCTGCCCGAGTCCGGGCCCGGCTCGATCGCCCGCCCGGGCCGCAGGTTCGGTGCCCTCGCGGTCGACTGGGGCCTGTGCATGCTGATCGCATACGGCCTTCTCACCGACGGCTACGGCCAGTCCACCGGCAACTGGGCGCTGCTCGTCTTCTTCGTGCTGAACGCCGTCACGGTGGGCACCGTCGGCTTCACCCCCGGCAGGCGGCTCTTCGGTCTGCGGGTGATCGCCGAGGACGGCGGCTACGCCCGCCCGCTGCGGGGCCTGGTACGCAGCGCGCTGCTGTGCCTCGCCGTCCCCGCCCTCGTCTGGGACCGTGACGGCCGCGGTCTCCACGACCGGCTGGCCCGCACGATCCAGGTCCGTATCTGA
- a CDS encoding alpha/beta hydrolase → MTSALTWQQLRDLTLTELDDAADGWAAVARRADAAGTQVDGDMAGTLSKSQESESAKSAVGRLKRLSGNFDYLRTECGLIRSAVNGLSQELAAPKRRLGAALDDAGANSYTVNEDGSVAYPSGGKNAMTGGPNPGGTAFGNNGMLAPPGASNGGLSGPRLGTQGPYGPGLGGGPTLTPGGGQPIKGVYEPNPHQARAQEIADSIAHALREAREIDGRYQKALGELKAAPGLTVDAKTWADMAADAGTVRSAARTYLLDEVPLDKPAAARESWWAGLSQEQREEYLAVYPDVIGNLDGIPSVVRDEANRENLQLLIAKLEGQGDEKSQSQLGGLKEIDRQLQEGSRPPMMLLGIGDEGNGRAIVSYGNPDTSKNVSAYVPGLGTALDSDFAKNDLKRARDTAIGAQKYDESSASIVWLGYDAPQLPDNDNLLHSGAVMSPERAEKGAPDYNSFMSGLATTNEKGDPHLTAIGHSYGSRTVGAASQLDGGIPGADDIILIGSPGVGVDRAEDMGVGKENVYVGAAENDPVSKLPSKEEAIAYPLSGFVPGGAILREVSDLGDDDLWFGKDPASEAFGAQRFVVDDGPRPIIDGEGATPAHSNYFNPEKDHVSANNIAKIVAGQPETISVERHR, encoded by the coding sequence GTGACCTCGGCACTGACGTGGCAGCAGCTGCGCGACCTCACCCTGACCGAGCTGGACGACGCGGCCGACGGCTGGGCGGCGGTCGCCCGCCGGGCGGACGCCGCGGGCACCCAGGTCGACGGGGACATGGCCGGGACGCTGTCCAAGTCCCAGGAGAGCGAGTCGGCGAAGTCGGCCGTGGGCCGTCTCAAGCGGCTGAGCGGCAACTTCGACTACCTCCGCACCGAGTGCGGACTGATCCGCTCGGCGGTGAACGGACTGTCCCAGGAGCTGGCCGCCCCCAAGCGGCGGCTCGGGGCGGCGCTGGACGACGCGGGGGCCAACTCGTACACGGTCAACGAGGACGGCAGCGTCGCCTATCCCTCCGGCGGCAAGAACGCGATGACCGGTGGGCCGAACCCCGGCGGGACGGCCTTCGGCAACAACGGCATGCTCGCGCCTCCCGGGGCGTCGAACGGCGGGCTGTCCGGTCCGCGGCTCGGCACCCAGGGGCCGTACGGGCCGGGGCTCGGCGGCGGTCCCACGCTGACGCCCGGCGGCGGGCAGCCGATCAAGGGCGTGTACGAACCGAACCCGCACCAGGCGCGGGCGCAGGAGATCGCCGACTCGATCGCCCACGCCCTGCGCGAGGCCCGCGAGATCGACGGCCGGTACCAGAAGGCCCTGGGCGAGCTGAAGGCCGCGCCGGGGCTGACCGTCGACGCGAAGACATGGGCGGACATGGCCGCGGACGCCGGCACGGTCCGCTCGGCCGCGCGGACGTATCTGCTGGACGAGGTCCCGCTGGACAAGCCGGCCGCCGCCCGGGAGAGCTGGTGGGCGGGGCTCAGCCAGGAGCAGCGCGAGGAGTACCTCGCGGTGTACCCGGATGTGATCGGCAATCTGGACGGCATCCCCTCCGTCGTCCGGGACGAGGCGAACCGGGAGAACCTCCAGCTCCTGATCGCCAAGCTGGAGGGCCAGGGCGACGAGAAGTCCCAGTCCCAGCTCGGCGGGCTCAAGGAGATCGACCGTCAGCTCCAGGAGGGCAGCCGTCCGCCGATGATGCTGCTCGGCATCGGCGACGAGGGCAACGGCCGCGCGATCGTCAGCTACGGCAACCCGGACACGTCGAAGAACGTCTCGGCGTATGTGCCGGGACTGGGGACGGCCCTGGACTCCGACTTCGCGAAGAACGACCTCAAGCGCGCCCGGGACACGGCGATCGGGGCGCAGAAGTACGACGAGTCCAGTGCGTCGATCGTATGGCTCGGTTACGACGCGCCTCAGCTTCCCGACAACGACAATCTGCTGCACAGCGGGGCCGTGATGAGTCCGGAGCGGGCCGAGAAGGGCGCTCCCGACTACAACAGCTTCATGAGCGGGCTCGCGACGACCAACGAGAAGGGTGATCCGCACCTCACGGCGATCGGCCACTCGTACGGTTCACGGACGGTCGGCGCGGCGTCCCAGCTGGACGGGGGCATTCCCGGCGCGGACGACATCATTCTGATCGGCAGCCCGGGGGTGGGCGTCGACCGGGCCGAGGACATGGGCGTGGGCAAGGAGAATGTGTACGTCGGCGCCGCGGAGAACGACCCGGTGTCCAAGCTGCCGTCCAAGGAGGAGGCGATCGCGTATCCCCTCAGCGGGTTCGTCCCGGGAGGGGCCATCCTCCGGGAGGTGAGCGATCTGGGCGACGACGATCTGTGGTTCGGCAAGGACCCGGCGAGCGAGGCGTTCGGGGCCCAGCGCTTCGTGGTGGACGACGGCCCCCGACCGATCATCGACGGGGAGGGCGCGACCCCCGCGCACTCGAACTACTTCAATCCGGAGAAGGACCACGTGTCGGCGAACAACATCGCGAAAATCGTCGCTGGACAGCCCGAGACGATCTCTGTGGAGCGGCACCGGTGA
- a CDS encoding helix-turn-helix transcriptional regulator, with amino-acid sequence MAGNVTRARRYIPPAGDGLCPPPAAPGAIVVGTFPLESGEWIAPHAHTHHQLAWTRGGVLGVGIGDAYWVLPPTRALWIPAGTRHSTGATRGALLHGLYFPPERCAIDWPDPTPVVVDGLLAHLIAHLSRDDLPEDARLRAEAVAVDLLRPLPTTPIDVPYPVDDRVRAVADALLADPADPRGLEVHARAIGVSRRTLTRLFTSDTGMTFDHWRTHARLRAALPLLAEGHPVSRVARTVGYATPSSFLAAFRRTVGTSPGRYLGTTTEEPGPVA; translated from the coding sequence ATGGCCGGGAACGTGACACGAGCACGGCGGTACATACCCCCCGCAGGCGACGGACTGTGCCCCCCGCCCGCCGCGCCCGGCGCGATCGTGGTGGGCACGTTCCCGCTGGAGTCGGGGGAGTGGATCGCACCCCACGCGCACACCCACCACCAGCTCGCGTGGACCCGGGGCGGCGTCCTCGGTGTGGGTATCGGCGACGCGTACTGGGTGCTTCCGCCGACCCGCGCCCTGTGGATACCGGCGGGGACACGGCACAGCACCGGGGCCACCCGGGGCGCGCTGCTCCACGGCCTCTACTTCCCGCCGGAGCGCTGCGCGATCGACTGGCCGGACCCGACCCCGGTCGTGGTCGACGGCCTGCTGGCCCATCTGATCGCCCATCTGTCCCGCGACGACCTCCCCGAGGACGCCCGGCTGCGCGCCGAAGCGGTCGCCGTGGACCTGCTGCGCCCACTGCCGACCACCCCGATCGACGTCCCGTACCCGGTGGACGACCGGGTACGCGCGGTGGCCGACGCCCTGCTGGCCGACCCCGCCGACCCGCGCGGCCTGGAGGTCCACGCCCGCGCCATCGGGGTCAGCCGCCGTACCCTCACCCGGCTGTTCACCAGCGACACCGGTATGACGTTCGACCACTGGCGCACCCACGCCCGGCTGCGCGCGGCCCTCCCTCTCCTCGCCGAGGGCCACCCGGTCTCCCGCGTCGCGAGAACGGTCGGCTACGCCACCCCGAGCTCCTTCCTCGCCGCCTTCCGCCGCACGGTCGGCACGTCCCCGGGGCGGTACTTGGGGACAACGACGGAGGAGCCGGGGCCGGTGGCATAG
- the glnA gene encoding type I glutamate--ammonia ligase has product MFKNADEAKKYIADEDVKFIDVRFCDLPGVMQHFTIPARVFDPAEELAFDGSSIRGFQAIHESDMALRADLSTARLDPFRRDKTVNINFFIHDPITGEQYSRDPRNIAKKAEAYLASTGIADTAYFGPEAEFYVFDSVRFSTSANEGFYHIDSEAGAWNTGAVENNRGYKVRYKGGYFPAPPVDHFADLRAEISLELDRQGLQVERQHHEVGTAGQAEINYKFNTLLAAADDLMLFKYIVKNVAWRNNKTATFMPKPIFGDNGSGMHVHQSLWSGGVPLFYDEQGYAGLSDMARYYIGGILKHAPSLLAFTNPTVNSYHRLVPGFEAPVNLVYSQRNRSAAMRIPITGSNPKAKRVEFRAPDPSSNPYLAFSALLLAGLDGVKNKIEPAEPIDKDLYELAPEEHAGVPQVPTSLSAVLEALENDNEYLQAGGVFTSDLIETWIDYKRTHEIAPIQLRPHPHEFELYFDL; this is encoded by the coding sequence ATGTTCAAGAACGCCGACGAGGCCAAGAAGTACATCGCCGACGAGGACGTCAAGTTCATCGACGTCCGCTTCTGCGACCTGCCGGGTGTGATGCAGCACTTCACGATCCCGGCCAGGGTGTTCGACCCGGCCGAGGAGCTCGCGTTCGACGGTTCGTCCATCCGCGGCTTCCAGGCCATCCACGAGTCCGACATGGCGCTGCGCGCCGACCTGTCGACCGCGCGGCTGGACCCCTTCCGCCGTGACAAGACCGTCAACATCAACTTCTTCATCCACGACCCGATCACCGGCGAGCAGTACAGCCGTGACCCGCGGAACATCGCGAAGAAGGCGGAGGCGTACCTCGCCTCGACCGGTATCGCGGACACCGCGTACTTCGGTCCGGAGGCGGAGTTCTACGTCTTCGACTCGGTGCGCTTCAGCACCTCGGCGAACGAGGGTTTCTACCACATCGACTCTGAGGCCGGCGCCTGGAACACCGGTGCGGTCGAGAACAACCGCGGTTACAAGGTCCGTTACAAGGGCGGCTACTTCCCCGCCCCGCCGGTGGACCACTTCGCCGACCTGCGTGCCGAGATCTCCCTGGAGCTGGACCGGCAGGGCCTCCAGGTCGAGCGTCAGCACCACGAGGTGGGCACGGCCGGTCAGGCCGAGATCAACTACAAGTTCAACACGCTGCTCGCCGCGGCCGACGACCTGATGCTCTTCAAGTACATCGTGAAGAACGTCGCCTGGCGCAACAACAAAACCGCGACGTTCATGCCGAAGCCGATCTTCGGTGACAACGGTTCGGGCATGCACGTCCACCAGTCGCTGTGGAGCGGTGGCGTCCCCCTCTTCTACGACGAGCAGGGTTACGCGGGTCTGTCCGACATGGCCCGCTACTACATCGGCGGCATCCTGAAGCACGCGCCGTCGCTGCTGGCGTTCACCAACCCGACGGTGAACTCGTACCACCGTCTGGTGCCCGGCTTCGAGGCCCCGGTCAACCTGGTCTACTCGCAGCGCAACCGTTCCGCCGCGATGCGTATCCCGATCACGGGCTCGAACCCGAAGGCCAAGCGCGTCGAGTTCCGCGCCCCGGACCCGTCCTCGAACCCGTACCTCGCCTTCTCGGCGCTGCTGCTCGCGGGCCTCGACGGCGTCAAGAACAAGATCGAGCCGGCCGAGCCGATCGACAAGGACCTGTACGAGCTGGCTCCCGAGGAGCACGCGGGCGTCCCGCAGGTCCCGACCTCGCTCTCGGCCGTGCTGGAGGCCCTGGAGAACGACAACGAGTACCTCCAGGCCGGCGGCGTCTTCACGTCCGACCTGATCGAGACCTGGATCGACTACAAGCGCACCCACGAGATCGCCCCGATCCAGCTCCGCCCGCACCCCCACGAGTTCGAGCTGTACTTCGACCTCTAG
- the mutA gene encoding methylmalonyl-CoA mutase small subunit, translated as MTVLPDDGLSLAAEFPDATHAQWQRLVEGVLRKSGKEVSGDDAEEALSTTLEDGLSTRPLYTARDAVADTGFPGFAPFVRGGRPEGATPGGWDVRQRHAGSDPARTNEAVLADLENGVTSLWLTVGPGSVPVDGIGRALDGVYLDLVAVVLDAGDASGAAGRALLELYGERGVRADEARGNLGADPLGYAARSGREPGPTDWTDAVDLARTTTGRWPGVRALTVDALPFHEAGGSAAQELGLSLATGVAYLRLLTDAGLSVDEAVGQLDFRYAASADQFLTIAKLRAARRLWARVVEVSGGGAGAQRQHAVTSSVMMTRRDPYVNMLRTTLATLGAGVGGADAVTVLPFDDAIGLPDAFARRIARNTSAVLVEESHLARVVDPAGGSWYVERLTDELAHAGWEFFREVERAGGAAAALRSGFTGERLAATWAARGKRLATRREPITGVSEFPNLGERPVEREPAPAPVSGGLPRVRRDEAYEVLRARSDAYLARTGERPKVFLAALGPAAAHTARASFAANLFQAGGIETVHDPVSVDAATVAAAFTASGATLACLCSSDPVYAEQGAAVAGALRAAGAARVLLAGRPGEVPDVDTYVFAGCDAVATLTSVLDSLGVS; from the coding sequence ATGACGGTCCTGCCTGACGACGGGCTTTCGCTGGCCGCCGAGTTCCCTGATGCGACCCATGCGCAGTGGCAGCGCCTCGTGGAAGGCGTACTGCGCAAGTCGGGCAAGGAGGTCTCGGGCGACGACGCCGAGGAAGCGCTGTCCACGACGCTTGAGGACGGGCTCAGCACCCGGCCGCTTTACACCGCGCGGGACGCGGTGGCCGATACCGGGTTCCCCGGCTTCGCCCCCTTCGTGCGGGGCGGACGCCCCGAGGGAGCGACACCGGGCGGCTGGGACGTGCGCCAGCGGCACGCCGGGAGCGATCCCGCGCGGACCAACGAGGCCGTGCTCGCCGATCTGGAGAACGGCGTCACCTCGCTGTGGCTCACCGTGGGTCCCGGCTCCGTGCCCGTCGACGGGATCGGGCGGGCGCTGGACGGCGTGTACCTCGACCTCGTGGCGGTCGTCCTCGACGCGGGTGACGCCTCCGGGGCCGCCGGACGCGCGCTGCTGGAGTTGTACGGCGAACGCGGGGTGCGGGCCGACGAGGCGCGCGGCAACCTCGGGGCCGATCCGCTCGGGTACGCGGCGCGCTCCGGACGGGAGCCCGGCCCCACGGACTGGACCGACGCCGTGGACCTGGCGCGGACCACCACCGGCCGATGGCCCGGGGTCCGGGCGCTGACCGTGGACGCGCTGCCGTTCCACGAGGCCGGTGGATCGGCCGCGCAGGAGCTCGGGCTCTCCCTGGCCACCGGTGTGGCGTACCTGCGGCTGCTCACCGACGCGGGGCTGAGCGTGGACGAGGCGGTCGGACAGCTGGACTTCCGGTACGCGGCGAGTGCCGACCAGTTCCTGACGATCGCGAAACTGCGGGCCGCCCGGCGGCTGTGGGCGCGGGTCGTCGAGGTGTCGGGGGGCGGCGCGGGCGCGCAGCGCCAGCACGCGGTGACCTCGTCGGTGATGATGACCCGGCGCGACCCGTATGTGAACATGCTGCGGACCACCCTGGCGACCCTGGGAGCCGGGGTCGGCGGCGCCGACGCGGTCACGGTGCTGCCGTTCGACGACGCGATCGGGCTGCCGGACGCGTTCGCGCGGCGGATCGCCCGGAACACCTCGGCGGTCCTGGTGGAGGAGTCGCATCTGGCGCGGGTCGTGGACCCGGCGGGCGGGTCCTGGTACGTGGAGCGGCTGACCGACGAGCTCGCCCACGCGGGCTGGGAGTTCTTCCGCGAGGTGGAGCGGGCCGGCGGAGCGGCGGCGGCACTGCGGTCCGGGTTCACCGGGGAGCGGCTGGCGGCGACCTGGGCGGCGCGCGGCAAGCGGCTGGCGACCCGGCGGGAGCCCATCACGGGCGTCAGCGAGTTCCCGAACCTCGGGGAGCGGCCGGTGGAGCGCGAGCCCGCGCCCGCCCCGGTCTCCGGCGGACTGCCCCGGGTACGCCGCGACGAGGCGTACGAGGTGCTGCGGGCCAGGTCGGACGCGTATCTGGCGCGGACGGGTGAGCGGCCGAAGGTGTTCCTCGCGGCGCTCGGTCCGGCCGCCGCGCACACCGCGCGGGCCTCGTTCGCCGCGAACCTGTTCCAGGCCGGGGGGATCGAAACCGTCCATGACCCGGTGTCGGTGGACGCCGCTACGGTCGCCGCCGCGTTCACCGCGAGCGGTGCCACGCTCGCGTGTCTGTGCTCCAGCGACCCCGTGTACGCGGAGCAGGGCGCGGCGGTGGCCGGCGCGCTGCGGGCGGCGGGCGCCGCACGGGTGCTGCTCGCGGGCAGGCCCGGTGAGGTCCCGGACGTGGACACGTACGTCTTCGCGGGCTGTGACGCCGTCGCCACCCTCACCTCCGTACTCGACTCCCTGGGAGTGTCGTGA